Proteins encoded within one genomic window of Rhinolophus sinicus isolate RSC01 linkage group LG05, ASM3656204v1, whole genome shotgun sequence:
- the PGC gene encoding gastricsin — MTALLGVAFPLRPVGIGIMKWMVVVLLCLQLLEAKVVKVPLKKLKSLRETMKEKGLLEEFLKNHKYDPAQKYRYTDFSVAYEPMAYMDAAYFGEISIGTPPQNFLVLFDTGSSNLWVPSVYCQTQACTGHTRFNPSQSSTYSSNGQTFSLQYGSGSLTGFFGYDTLTVQSIQVPNQEFGLSENEPGTNFVYAQFDGIMGMAYPSLAMGGATTALQGMLQEGALTSPVFSFYLSNQQGSQNGGAVIFGGVDNSLYQGQIYWAPVTQELYWQIGIEEFLIGGQATGWCSQGCQAIVDTGTSLLTVPQQYMSALLQATGAQEDQYGQFFVNCNYIQNLPTFTFIINGVQFPLPPSSYILNNNGYCTVGVEPTYLPSQNGQPLWILGDVFLRSYYSVYDMGNNRVGFATAA, encoded by the exons AGTCCCCCTGAAGAAACTTAAGTCCCTGCGTGAAACCATGAAGGAGAAGGGCCTATTGGAGGAGTTCTTGAAGAACCACAAGTACGACCCTGCCCAGAAGTATCGCTACACTGACTTCAGCGTGGCCTACGAGCCCATGGCCTACATGGAC GCGGCCTACTTCGGGGAGATCAGCATCGGTACCCCACCTCAGAACTTCCTGGTCCTTTTTGACACCGGATCTTCCAACCTGTGGGTGCCCTCTGTGTACTGCCAGACCCAGGCCTGCA CCGGCCACACCCGCTTCAACCCCAGCCAGTCCTCTACCTACTCCAGCAATGGGCAGACCTTCTCCCTGCAGTACGGCAGCGGCAGCCTCACCGGCTTCTTCGGCTACGACACTCTGACG GTCCAGAGCATCCAGGTCCCCAACCAGGAGTTTGGCCTGAGTGAGAACGAGCCAGGCACCAATTTCGTCTACGCACAGTTTGATGGCATCATGGGCATGGCCTACCCTTCCCTGGCCATGGGTGGGGCCACCACAGCGCTGCAGGGCATGCTGCAGGAGGGAGCCCTCACCAGCCCCGTCTTCAGCTTCTACCTCAGCAA CCAACAAGGCTCTCAGAATGGAGGAGCGGTCATCTTTGGGGGTGTGGACAACAGCTTGTACCAGGGGCAGATCTACTGGGCCCCTGTCACCCAGGAGCTCTACTGGCAGATTGGCATTGAGGA GTTCCTCATTGGCGGCCAGGCCACAGGCTGGTGCTCCCAGGGCTGCCAGGCCATCGTGGACACAGGCACATCTCTGCTCACCGTGCCCCAGCAGTACATGAGTGCCCTTCTGCAGGCCACGGGGGCCCAGGAGGACCAGTACGGACAG TTTTTTGTGAACTGTAACTACATCCAGAATCTGCCCACCTTCACCTTCATCATCAATGGTGTGCAGTTCCCTCTGCCACCCTCCTCCTACATCCTCAAC AACAATGGCTACTGCACCGTGGGAGTGGAGCCCACCTACCTGCCCTCCCAGAACGGCCAGCCCCTGTGGATCCTTGGGGACGTCTTCCTCAGGTCCTACTATTCCGTCTACGACATGGGCAACAACAGGGTGGGCTTCGCCACCGCTGCCTAG